The following DNA comes from Nycticebus coucang isolate mNycCou1 chromosome 19, mNycCou1.pri, whole genome shotgun sequence.
TCTAACTTAACTGATTACTGCTAAGAGTATTCCATCTTATCAATATTTAATGGCAATTGTATTTCTTTTGGGGGGTATTTTTAATGATAGTTCCTAATGGGCCAATGAGAACATAGTTTTAATGGAACTCACTGGTGATTggtcagaaatttcttttttttaaattccatcaaGGAAGTTTTCTTGAACCAGATATTTAGAGAACATAGAACCAAACCTATAATCTGTTAATAAAGTGGTTTAATGTCAAATTATGCCCATTATAAGGTGGTTGCTTTTCATACAGTGAAAATATTCTGTCTCTGGTAATAGGAAAGGCATAAAATAAAGAGGgctttccactttttttttttttttttgagagttatCTTGCATCTTATTCACAAAAGCTGATGTGATCTGCACTTGCAGCTCTGCTGGAGCTATTTTCCCTAAGCTCCATATACCAGAAGCGATAAAGAACCTAAGACTCCTGCTCTTAAGAAGCTTCGAGATAATCAGCATGACCATTAGAGAGGTTCCAATGAAACTATAATAATAGTCAGCAATCATAATAATAACAATCATAATTAATAATCATGATACTCTGTACTTATGCCTTTCATCCGTGGGCTTGAAAGCTCTTTTTACAATCATTAATTATgactgacattctttttttttttttttttgactttttttttttattgttggggattcattgagggtacgataagccaggttacattgattgcaattgttaggtaaagtccctcttgcgatcatgtcttgcccccataaagtgtcacactttatggtcAGAAATTTCTATAACTATTTAGCAATAGGTTATGAAATCAACCTAGTGATTTTACAGTAGTTaaaatactactactactacattcttcttagtaaagtatcacaagcatggagaagcaagaatccaatgtactcaattctgataagaagccaggagatgatctaatacataccctcatcagagaaaaactcaaatcaattcaaggttggggcagggaaatgagggagcagggagagaggaggagagaggggatgggggtcacagtgtatggcacaccccttgggggtgggacacaattataagagggactttccctaacaaatgcaatcagtgtaacctaattctttgtactctcaataatcccaaacaataaaaaaagaaaaaaatgctactacTGCCAATAATGTTAGTTAAAACTCACTGAGTTTATACTATGTATCAGACATTGCTCTAAGCACTTTGCAGTTATTTACTGAGTAATCATCCGAGCAAGTCTACGAGTGGGTAATCTCAGTGTCCCCTTTTGAAGCTGATTAAAGAATGGCCAAAGATGCTCTTTACATCTAGAAACTAGAAACTAAGTATTACCATCCCTTGAGATGAAGTGCTGTAGGTAATTCTACAGTATTTTTAATAGCTAACAATTTTTTTTGCCCAAGATCCATAAATTCCTGACTCTAGTGCTCTCTCATTCTGACATACCTCATTCTTCCTCCCCCCTTTTTAAACACAACTCTTCCCCAAAGTCTTTGCACCAAACACACTCCTTTTCAATCTTTATTCACCCCTTCttctcaataatattttataattattgcttttatttgttAATTGTGTGGTGAGCTTGACAAAGGATGTGTCTTCTGTTTCCTGCTATGGGCTTGGGAGTTCCATTGGCTAGAGCATGGTGTATAAAGCAGTCACTTTGCGTGAGGGTTTTTCATGAGCACGGTGTAGTACTGTGTACACTACGCTCCTGTATTAGCAAAGTTCAACATAGCGCACATAGCGGAGCACTGTGGAACCTTCACAAGCCTTGTCACTGGAAGCTCTTGGCTCTAGTGCTTGCCATGGTATAATAGCAAATCACTTTTGCATCAGCATTCTTATTTTCAAAGTGACCTGAACGGGTTGTTTGTCACAAGTTGCAAGGACTTTTTCAGCTCTACATGCTGTTCCTTATAGAGGCTTTGTAATATGTCCTTTACCTACAGAAGCTTGCATCATGAGGATAGTTGATACGCTTATGCAATGTGATGAGAAAGAGGATAGACATTCCTGAGCCAGAACTTGGTTAACTTTCCAAAATCAGTTAAAATGTAATACATAGTAatccctctaatttttttttgtctttagagggtaagaaaacatttattccttttaaGTGTCAGACTCCTGTGTTTTTGACAGAAGGGTTTTATTTTAGCCCTTTTATTTAGCCAGAAGGGTTTGCTGTTTTTCACTTCCACTTCATCTCTGTAGTCAGTCACGTGCCCAAATGACCAAGAGGCTCACAGCTTCACATCCTGGTGTCCACCTTCAAATGAAACAATGCATGATGTCTCCTCCAACTTAACCGGGGcctgcatgagcccaggagtgttTGAACACTCAAGATGTGCACAACCAGAATCATCCAATACACAGGTAACGTTTGGCACGGCAGATTGGGGTGTACTCTACACGGGAGCATGCTTGGTCCGTTCTTTCCcaagaaatgtatttaattacttaattcatttacatttatattaagaATTTACTGTATTTTCAGTATAATTATGAATCAATATGAGGCAATTCACAAGAAGGAGAATATTTGAtgatctctgtttttaaaaagttaatgtcGCAGTTAGGGATCTGAATATCCACAATAGATAGCATACACGAAAATCAAAAGAATACGTGTAGGGGACAAAGTACGGTCAGGGAGAGGCCGGGGAGCAAGTCTGCTGGCAATTAAGGCTTAACTTGGACTGATGGGGGCCTGTGTCATGTTTAAGGTTTCATAGGTGCTGTTCCATTGGTGATCACATTATCTTCTTACACTGTGGAGTCTCTGAACCAGTGTGTGGCACTTTTTCTTAGTTCCCTGGGGTCTCACCTCCAGTGCATGTGACTATGACATAGAAACTTGACTGTTCTTTGGAGCTTCTCCACCAGCTGTGTAGACCACATCCAGGTCTACTTGGTCCCTGACCTCATGTCCTGTTGGCTGAACTAACTTTACCTTATGAccatttctcttatattttcagCTCTTGTATAGAAACTTCACTTGACTATAAATTACTGATTTGATTTGACAGTTTGGTTGGGTTTCCCAGACTCTGGAATTTCTCTCCCCTGCTGTGTTTTTGAAGATATAGCTTTGTGGGAATATAGCCATGCTGCCTCCCTGCATGTGAGTGCATTCACACTGCAGTCGGGGTGACAGAGGGAGGAGCAAGTGGAGCACAAGTGCAGCTACTCTGCGTGGGGCTAtcatggtggatacatgtcattatacactGGTCCAAACCCATAAAATGTTCAACACCAATAGCGAACCCTGAAGTAAACTGTTGACTGGGTGATAACAATATGCATTGTAGCTTCATGAATTGCAACAAAACCATCACTCCAGTTGGGGCCAGGGCCACATAGGAAATCCCTGTGTTTTCTGATCAGTTTTTctatgaacctaaaacttctctgaaaaataaagttaattaaaaagaaaaaaaaataggccccCTACTGGAAAACAGAATGAGAGAAGGTGAGATATtggcagatttttctttcttctaatgtTAAGGCCAGCATTGAATTAATTTCCACCAGAACGAAAACCTGGAATTCAAGTCTAAACCTCAGAGATTTGTAATGATTTGAATAGTGTTAATGCATATGCTATAAATAATACCGAACAGAGAATGATCACAAGCATTTCTGGTTCATTactgacattttcatttatacCTCTCTTAGTTCAAAGGAAATTGCTGCAATGAGTGGTCTCTGTGGAAAGTCTTCCTGGCTTGTCTCTTAGCCTGTGTGATAACGACAGTGATTGGAGTACTCATAATATGCCTGGTGAATAATAAAGGAGATGACTATTCCTACATTGTTATCCAGCTACCCCCAAACAACACTGGGAAGACCTGTACAACTTCTCAAACTGCAATGACCAGTTCAGTGGAGCCTGCGACTACAACCACTTCAACCAGCACTCCAACTAAATCAGCACCCACCACCACCGCAACTCAATCTATAACCACAAGACCCATCTACCGTGCTTAAAAATAATGATCACTTTAACAGACTCTACAACAGCTACAACTTAATGGTATTAAATGCTATGACAAATTAAGCATAGGTGACAACCCAAATCGATACCACTTCCACCATCTCTTTAACTGAATCCATAACTATGTTCACTTCAGTTGAACCTATACAGCCGCTATTACTTCCACTTAACCTACTGAAATTTCTACGTAGCCTCCAATAACAGTTCTCATCACCATCTTTCAACAATTGATAATCTCCACCTTTTCATCTGAACCTACAACTGCAGATCCACTATTACTGCTTTAAACTAAACAGAACTACCATAACTCATCTAAATGACCTGTTCCATAGCAATTAATCTTTAGTGACCACCACTAACTTAGCCATAAACTACTCCTTACACTAGCTCTTCCCCAACATTGAAATTGTAGCTACAACTTCTGCAACAGCCGATTCTAGTGTATGCCTTTGTCATCACTATCTTATACCTACAGCAATGACCGCAGGCCAGTTGAAGAACAATAGTCTGGACCACAAATAAGGGAATAATTATCCCGACATTCACTAAATCAACACTTAGGATTTCTAAGACTGTCAAAACTCCTTATTTTCTGAACTTTTAAGCTATAAGAATCTAACCTTGATTTTatagttcaaaataaaataatttcatatacaAAAACTAATCCAATTTGctcattcaaaaaaattttaacaaatttcatACAAAAATCTTATAGCTAAATCAGCCACTCATACTTTAATATGTATTGGTTTCAGATCAGAACATTGTACGCCTCTGTACACAAATCacataatgaacagaaatttcatAAGGGGAGACATAAACAAATTTATGTagaaaaagttttagaatttATAATAACTGCTTCCTCTACGgtgaagttattttatttcttcaatttttctttatcttgctTTTAAGCAATAATATTCTGTTTGCATTAATATCATTGAAAatgcatttgaattttaaaattgaatatttaattttcttcaatcTTATAAGTCACTCAGttatattacatttcttttttttttttttggccggggctgggtttgaacccgccacctccggcatatgggacaggcgccttactccttgagccacaggtgccacctatatTACATTTCTTAAGTTCCAGCTGTGTGCTAAGTGCTGAAGAAAGTTCCAAAGAGAATTGCAATACAGATTAAGTAGCAAATTCATTAGaagctgttaattttttttttttggagacagagtctcactctgttgtcccgggtagagtaccgtggtgtcatagagCATAGCAATCTGAAacacctgggctcaggtgatcttctggtctcagcctcctgagtacctgggactacaggcacctgccacaacacctggctagtttttctatttttagtaaagatgaggtctcactcttgcacaagttggtctccaactcctgagctcaggcaatccaccttccttggcccctcagagtgctag
Coding sequences within:
- the DYNAP gene encoding dynactin-associated protein, which encodes MDKKQGKYVVNIEHSENQPSVTCPNDQEAHSFTSWCPPSNETMHDVSSNLTGACMSPGVFEHSRCAQPESSNTQFKGNCCNEWSLWKVFLACLLACVITTVIGVLIICLVNNKGDDYSYIVIQLPPNNTGKTCTTSQTAMTSSVEPATTTTSTSTPTKSAPTTTATQSITTRPIYRA